The following are encoded in a window of Tessaracoccus flavescens genomic DNA:
- a CDS encoding NAD-dependent epimerase/dehydratase family protein: protein MSIIRPKVLVTGATGFLGGYTVAELRESGHEVLASGRDRTKLDRLRVETIAAPLSELPDAALFRVDAIVHCAALSSPWGRWSQFARANVEGTAAVAEAARRHHIPRIVFISSPSIYSTAADRLNISEDEVDGSNPLNHYIASKLEAERLLRAAHADGDLPELIILRPRGLVGAGDPSLAPRLLDVHSRIGVPLFREGRNLVDLTAVENVALAIRLALGHPDAHGQAYNITNGDPRPFRELLDLLFGLLGESPRYRRVSTRVLYPLAGALERICAALPGMPEPPLTRYTLTTIAYSQTLDITRARNDLGYAPRVSLDDALAAFAATRGAA from the coding sequence ATGTCGATCATCCGCCCGAAGGTCCTGGTCACAGGCGCCACCGGTTTCCTGGGCGGATACACGGTCGCCGAACTCCGGGAGTCGGGGCACGAGGTGCTCGCCTCAGGCCGCGACCGGACGAAGCTCGACCGCCTGCGGGTCGAGACGATCGCCGCTCCGCTCAGTGAACTGCCTGACGCCGCGCTGTTCCGCGTCGACGCCATCGTGCACTGCGCAGCACTCTCATCCCCCTGGGGCCGGTGGTCACAGTTCGCCCGCGCCAACGTCGAGGGAACGGCCGCCGTCGCCGAGGCCGCACGCCGCCACCACATCCCACGCATCGTGTTCATCTCGTCGCCCAGCATCTACTCGACCGCGGCGGACCGGCTGAACATCTCCGAGGACGAGGTCGACGGGTCGAACCCGCTCAACCACTACATCGCCTCGAAGCTGGAGGCGGAGCGGTTGCTGCGCGCCGCCCACGCGGATGGGGACCTCCCAGAACTGATCATCCTCCGACCGCGAGGGCTGGTCGGGGCAGGCGACCCGAGCCTCGCGCCGAGGCTGCTCGATGTCCACAGTCGCATCGGGGTCCCCCTGTTCCGGGAGGGGCGCAACCTGGTCGACCTGACGGCCGTGGAGAACGTCGCTCTCGCGATCCGCCTGGCTCTCGGGCACCCGGACGCGCACGGTCAGGCCTACAACATCACCAACGGCGACCCTCGCCCGTTCCGGGAACTGCTGGACCTCCTGTTCGGGCTGCTCGGCGAGTCCCCGCGCTACCGACGGGTCTCTACGCGGGTGCTCTATCCGCTCGCAGGGGCGCTCGAGCGGATCTGCGCTGCCCTTCCTGGCATGCCCGAGCCGCCGCTGACCCGCTACACGCTGACCACCATCGCCTACTCGCAGACGCTGGACATCACCCGCGCAAGGAACGACCTCGGCTACGCCCCACGGGTCAGCCTCGACGACGCGCTCGCGGCCTTCGCCGCGACCAGAGGGGCGGCCTGA
- a CDS encoding MBL fold metallo-hydrolase, giving the protein MGTLDHFACGTTTHDLSRVFRGAARQARTFPAGAFLYRSPAATVLFDTGYAPDTADSGVAGWLYSRLLPPSVAPDETIDARLRAAGIDPGEVTHVVLSHAHPDHLGGVRYFPEAQFVLSAGVDASLRSPRLREGVLRGLLPCWFASARRTVIDDAAFVDHTDGDLTVPVHDLLGDGSYLLTPLPGHAHGHLGAIVEGAVLLAGDAAWGADLIDAADDLRPLPRLIQHDAGRYVATARSLRDFHRAGLRVCLSHDTYDMSRLLA; this is encoded by the coding sequence ATGGGAACGCTCGACCACTTCGCCTGCGGCACGACCACCCACGACCTTTCCCGCGTCTTCCGCGGTGCCGCACGGCAGGCGCGGACGTTCCCGGCGGGCGCCTTCCTGTACCGGTCACCGGCGGCCACCGTGCTGTTCGACACCGGGTACGCCCCCGACACCGCGGACTCCGGCGTGGCCGGGTGGCTGTACAGCAGACTGCTCCCACCGTCGGTCGCCCCCGATGAGACGATCGACGCGCGGCTCCGCGCGGCCGGCATCGACCCCGGCGAGGTGACCCATGTCGTCTTGTCCCATGCGCATCCCGACCACCTCGGAGGGGTCCGCTACTTCCCTGAAGCGCAGTTCGTGCTGAGCGCCGGGGTCGATGCCTCCTTGCGCTCACCGAGGCTCAGGGAGGGGGTGCTGCGGGGGCTGCTGCCCTGCTGGTTCGCCTCCGCACGGCGCACCGTCATCGACGACGCCGCATTCGTCGACCACACCGACGGCGACCTCACCGTCCCCGTCCACGACCTGCTCGGCGACGGCAGCTATCTGCTCACGCCACTGCCGGGTCACGCGCACGGCCATCTCGGCGCCATCGTCGAGGGAGCCGTGCTGCTCGCGGGCGACGCCGCATGGGGCGCCGACCTGATCGACGCGGCCGACGACCTGCGCCCCCTCCCACGCCTGATCCAGCACGACGCAGGACGCTACGTCGCGACAGCCCGTTCCCTGCGCGACTTCCACCGCGCCGGGCTACGGGTCTGTCTCAGCCACGACACCTACGACATGTCCCGGCTGCTCGCATGA
- a CDS encoding F390 synthetase-related protein: MSADTLRIAVWYARARWLTRFRSRARLERYQRRQLRRHLRFLRRASPLFGSLQPRALYELPEQDKATMMAGFNDLVTVPVDRDEAMALAIAAERSRAFDASVHGCSIGLSTGTSGHRGLFLASRSERAQWAGTVLARTLPRLRGQRIALFLRAGSQLYDTVASRTVRFEFFDTFLQVDDHLARLAELDPTILVGPPSVLRGLADARILGRLRIAPQKVYSVAEVLTPLDEQHLRAGFGVALIHQIYQCTEGFLGCTCEHGTLHLNEDVVHVERDHLDERRFVPVVTDFRRRSQPIVRYRMGDVLVLREAPCPCGSAMTALERIEGREDDVLQFARPDGRPVPVYADLVSRAMAYAEHVRQYRVVQTGASSLRVGLDPLTPEVAADVSAELRGLLRAQGVDDVTIDVVSYEPDPTRKLRRVERMNP, from the coding sequence ATGAGCGCCGACACGCTGAGGATCGCCGTGTGGTACGCCCGTGCCCGCTGGCTCACCCGCTTCCGGTCGCGGGCCCGGCTCGAGCGCTACCAGCGGCGACAGCTGCGTCGGCACCTGCGGTTCCTGCGTCGCGCCTCTCCCCTGTTCGGGAGCCTGCAGCCTCGAGCCCTCTACGAGCTCCCGGAACAGGACAAGGCCACGATGATGGCCGGCTTCAACGATCTGGTCACGGTGCCGGTCGACCGTGACGAGGCCATGGCACTCGCCATCGCAGCCGAGCGGTCGCGCGCCTTCGACGCCTCCGTGCACGGCTGCTCCATCGGCCTGTCGACGGGGACCAGTGGCCACCGGGGGTTGTTCCTGGCGAGTCGCAGCGAGCGCGCGCAGTGGGCGGGAACGGTGCTGGCCAGGACCCTTCCGAGGCTCAGGGGGCAGCGCATCGCGCTGTTCCTGCGGGCTGGAAGCCAGCTCTACGACACGGTCGCGTCGCGCACCGTCCGCTTCGAATTCTTCGACACGTTCCTGCAGGTGGACGACCACCTGGCCCGCCTTGCCGAGCTGGACCCGACGATCCTGGTCGGCCCTCCCTCGGTGCTGCGCGGCCTCGCCGACGCGAGGATCCTGGGCCGTCTCCGCATCGCGCCCCAGAAGGTCTACTCGGTGGCCGAGGTGCTCACCCCGCTCGACGAGCAGCATCTGCGTGCGGGGTTCGGGGTCGCGCTCATCCACCAGATCTACCAGTGCACCGAAGGTTTCCTCGGCTGCACCTGCGAGCACGGAACCCTGCACCTGAATGAGGACGTGGTGCACGTCGAACGCGACCACCTCGACGAGCGACGCTTCGTCCCCGTCGTTACCGACTTCAGGCGCCGCAGCCAGCCGATCGTCCGTTACCGGATGGGCGATGTGCTCGTGCTGCGGGAAGCTCCCTGCCCGTGCGGAAGCGCCATGACCGCGCTTGAGCGGATCGAGGGACGCGAGGATGACGTGCTCCAGTTCGCCCGACCCGACGGCCGGCCCGTGCCCGTGTACGCCGATCTGGTCTCACGCGCCATGGCCTATGCGGAGCACGTGCGGCAGTACCGCGTCGTGCAGACCGGAGCGTCGTCGCTGAGGGTCGGGCTCGATCCCCTGACGCCCGAGGTCGCCGCTGACGTGAGCGCCGAGCTGCGCGGGCTGCTGCGCGCCCAGGGCGTCGACGACGTCACCATCGACGTCGTCTCCTACGAACCCGACCCGACGCGGAAACTGCGACGGGTGGAGAGGATGAACCCATGA
- a CDS encoding 3-oxoacyl-ACP synthase III family protein, whose protein sequence is MTVRGLQIDGYGVCLPEGTVTFGSATRYRAEAPAQHLDMLVDSAQKAIAAAGISADDLDCIIGATAGDVQPIPCTASLVQERVAPDARCAALDVNSTCTSFITALDVASRYLRDGEYRRILIVAGDVGAQFLHPGQRESFELFSDAAVAVVVSSPSAEGVGVLASLQQTWPRHAHETELRGGGSRMPGRDFHPDNDHDYRFDMDGRAVLLSASRVLPGFFERFFEKAGTSVDEIDYVIPHQASRALPLHATDRDPRGPLRELRRGLRQHGLRLGPVRPCEGLGRGPDRAWQPRAALRHGCWPHGERAAAAALTRQARASKNSTRDPVMAASASARSTVGTPSPSWGP, encoded by the coding sequence ATGACGGTCCGCGGACTGCAGATCGACGGCTACGGCGTGTGCCTTCCCGAGGGCACGGTGACGTTCGGCTCAGCGACGAGGTACCGCGCCGAGGCCCCGGCGCAGCACCTCGACATGCTGGTCGACTCCGCGCAGAAGGCCATCGCCGCAGCTGGCATCTCCGCCGACGACCTCGACTGCATCATCGGCGCGACCGCAGGCGACGTTCAGCCCATCCCCTGCACCGCCTCCCTCGTCCAGGAGCGCGTCGCGCCGGATGCGCGCTGTGCCGCGCTCGACGTGAACTCCACGTGCACCAGCTTCATCACCGCCCTCGACGTGGCGTCGCGGTACCTGCGCGACGGGGAGTATCGGCGCATTCTCATCGTGGCGGGCGACGTCGGCGCCCAGTTCCTCCACCCCGGGCAGCGCGAGAGCTTCGAACTCTTCTCCGACGCCGCGGTCGCCGTGGTCGTCAGCTCACCGTCCGCGGAAGGGGTGGGCGTGCTCGCCTCCCTGCAGCAGACGTGGCCGCGTCATGCGCACGAGACGGAACTCCGCGGCGGCGGTAGCAGGATGCCCGGTCGCGACTTTCATCCCGACAACGACCACGACTACCGCTTCGACATGGACGGCCGCGCCGTGCTCCTGTCAGCGTCGAGGGTTCTTCCTGGCTTCTTCGAGCGCTTCTTCGAGAAGGCGGGCACCTCGGTGGACGAGATCGACTACGTGATCCCGCACCAGGCCAGCCGGGCGCTTCCCCTGCATGCGACGGATCGGGATCCCCGAGGACCGTTACGCGAACTACGTCGAGGACTTCGGCAACATGGTCTCCGCCTCGGTCCCGTTCGCCCTTGCGAGGGCCTGGGACGAGGGCCGGATCGGGCGTGGCAGCCGCGTGCTGCTCTGCGGCACGGCTGCTGGCCTCACGGCGAACGCGCTGCTGCTGCAGCTCTGACTCGTCAGGCCAGAGCTTCGAAGAACTCGACGAGGGATCCGGTGATGGCAGCCTCCGCCTCCGCACGCTCGACCGTCGGGACGCCGTCGCCGTCTTGGGGGCCATAG
- a CDS encoding alpha/beta hydrolase has product MRGPVMLGQDAAVADAPSNVRLADAGGDVIVVEPTGGAARVAFVLYPGGLVRPQAYEWIGHALAAHGVRTLIPEMPLDLAVLSADRAGEVAEALAPGLPVVVGGHSLGGAMAASYAADHDVSGLVLPAAYPSDSTDLSGEAFPVVSLMAQHDGVADAAKVTGGLDRLPGATRLITVDGAVHSFLGRYGPQDGDGVPTVERAEAEAAITGSLVEFFEALA; this is encoded by the coding sequence GTGCGCGGCCCGGTCATGCTCGGTCAGGACGCCGCCGTCGCCGATGCGCCCTCGAACGTGCGCCTTGCCGACGCGGGAGGAGACGTGATCGTCGTCGAGCCGACCGGCGGTGCGGCCCGGGTGGCCTTCGTGCTCTACCCGGGCGGCCTCGTGCGTCCACAGGCCTACGAATGGATCGGCCACGCCCTCGCTGCCCACGGGGTCCGCACCCTCATCCCCGAGATGCCGCTCGACCTCGCCGTGTTGTCGGCCGACCGGGCGGGGGAGGTGGCGGAGGCGCTCGCTCCCGGACTGCCCGTTGTGGTCGGAGGGCACTCCCTCGGTGGGGCCATGGCAGCCTCGTACGCCGCAGACCATGACGTCTCCGGCCTCGTGCTGCCCGCCGCCTACCCTTCGGACTCGACCGATCTGAGCGGCGAGGCGTTCCCCGTCGTCTCGCTGATGGCCCAGCATGACGGCGTGGCCGACGCCGCCAAGGTGACCGGAGGGCTCGACCGGTTGCCTGGCGCGACCAGGCTGATCACGGTCGACGGGGCGGTGCACAGCTTCCTCGGCCGCTATGGCCCCCAAGACGGCGACGGCGTCCCGACGGTCGAGCGTGCGGAGGCGGAGGCTGCCATCACCGGATCCCTCGTCGAGTTCTTCGAAGCTCTGGCCTGA
- a CDS encoding MarR family winged helix-turn-helix transcriptional regulator, whose translation MNDHVSRILDQWGRERPDLDASPMAIFGNMTRLADALGREISAVQRRFGLGEGEFDVLATLRRSGEPFELSPGDLAATTMVTSGAVSKRVDRLESAGLVTRERCSHDGRARLVRLTPEGRERIDRAVEAHLDNEHRLLAPLSESERAHLAAILQKWAGAVGDE comes from the coding sequence GTGAACGACCACGTGTCCAGGATCCTCGACCAGTGGGGCCGCGAGAGGCCCGACCTCGACGCCTCCCCGATGGCGATCTTCGGCAACATGACGCGGCTCGCTGACGCCCTCGGGCGCGAGATCTCCGCCGTCCAACGGCGGTTCGGGCTGGGCGAGGGGGAGTTCGACGTCCTGGCCACCCTCCGCCGATCGGGCGAACCCTTCGAGCTCTCGCCGGGCGACCTCGCCGCCACCACGATGGTCACAAGCGGAGCGGTGAGCAAGCGGGTCGACCGGCTCGAGTCGGCCGGCCTCGTCACACGGGAGCGCTGCAGCCATGACGGGCGCGCGCGGCTGGTGCGGCTCACCCCCGAAGGGCGCGAGCGCATCGACCGTGCGGTGGAGGCCCACTTGGACAACGAACACCGCCTGCTCGCCCCGCTCAGCGAGAGCGAGAGGGCTCACCTCGCGGCGATCCTGCAGAAGTGGGCAGGGGCCGTCGGAGACGAATGA
- a CDS encoding DMT family transporter yields the protein MEDKWRWSLVAAVPPVLWGSTYFVNAHFMPADHPLWGSALRAAPAALLLLAVTRRLPHGAWIWRSALLGILNIGGFFLLLFIAAQLLPSSVASSVMALAPVALTLSAWALLGQKPSVVLLIGAAVGAMGVPLLVGVGTVGFEPWGLAASLTAMLMNSIGSILARRWQGEIPVLHTTCWQLLWGGAALVIAAVVVEGAPPALGPSQLGAVAYLSILATAVAYLCWFGALRHIDAGVVGVVGLLNPVAGVSLGILAGGEALAGTQWLGLAIVLGCMAAVQVMPTRHPALNGEPAEREPGD from the coding sequence ATGGAAGATAAATGGCGGTGGAGCCTGGTGGCGGCGGTGCCTCCCGTGTTGTGGGGCAGCACCTACTTCGTGAACGCCCATTTCATGCCGGCCGATCATCCGCTGTGGGGATCGGCACTCCGTGCCGCCCCGGCTGCACTCCTGCTCCTTGCGGTGACCCGCCGGCTTCCGCACGGCGCCTGGATCTGGCGCTCCGCCCTGCTCGGCATCCTCAACATCGGCGGCTTCTTCCTGCTGCTGTTCATCGCCGCGCAGCTGCTGCCGAGCTCCGTGGCGTCTTCGGTGATGGCGCTCGCCCCGGTCGCCCTGACGCTCAGCGCATGGGCCCTACTCGGGCAGAAGCCAAGCGTCGTGCTGCTGATCGGGGCGGCGGTCGGTGCCATGGGCGTCCCGCTGCTTGTCGGCGTCGGGACGGTTGGCTTCGAGCCGTGGGGGCTTGCCGCCTCGCTCACGGCGATGCTGATGAACAGCATCGGTTCCATCCTCGCGCGACGCTGGCAGGGCGAGATCCCGGTCCTGCACACCACCTGCTGGCAGCTCCTCTGGGGAGGGGCGGCGCTGGTGATCGCCGCCGTCGTCGTCGAGGGCGCTCCTCCTGCGCTCGGGCCGTCGCAGCTCGGCGCCGTCGCCTATCTGTCGATCCTGGCGACCGCCGTGGCCTACCTCTGCTGGTTCGGGGCACTGAGGCACATCGACGCGGGGGTGGTCGGCGTGGTGGGGCTGCTCAATCCGGTAGCGGGCGTGAGTCTCGGCATCCTCGCCGGGGGCGAGGCCCTGGCCGGGACGCAGTGGCTGGGACTTGCGATCGTGCTCGGCTGCATGGCGGCCGTGCAGGTGATGCCAACTCGGCACCCGGCCCTGAACGGGGAGCCTGCGGAGAGAGAGCCTGGGGACTAG
- a CDS encoding MaoC family dehydratase, with protein MGRDVRSLPAPPAVSKLLVKGLVGSVRKRGARVSGLPERSYLLMDQKQDLAQLAAYDKVCGFTLRDDVPGTWLHVQTFPLQAALMAEDDFPFSLAGLVHVSNEMALHRPVSVSEKLRMKVWADNLRPHAKGAVFEMRGEIHVGDELVWEGRSNYLAGGAKVEGEAVATERLAAPRVEPSQLWRLPANLGRQYAAVSGDSNPIHLSPVTAKLFGFPRAIIHGMWTHARALAALGGKLPPAYTVKVQFAKPVLLPGKVWFASEQEGDDWSFAVVNKEGKPHLVGQLTARA; from the coding sequence ATGGGCCGCGATGTGAGATCACTTCCCGCGCCGCCGGCCGTCAGCAAGCTGCTGGTGAAGGGCCTCGTCGGGTCGGTGCGCAAGCGTGGGGCGAGGGTCTCCGGGCTCCCGGAGCGCAGCTACCTGCTGATGGACCAGAAACAGGACCTGGCGCAGCTCGCCGCCTACGACAAGGTCTGCGGCTTCACCCTGCGCGACGACGTACCCGGCACCTGGCTGCACGTCCAGACCTTCCCGCTGCAGGCCGCGCTCATGGCCGAGGACGACTTCCCCTTCTCGCTCGCAGGCCTGGTGCACGTCAGCAACGAGATGGCGCTGCACCGCCCGGTCTCCGTCTCGGAGAAGCTGCGGATGAAGGTCTGGGCCGACAACCTCCGGCCGCACGCGAAGGGCGCCGTCTTCGAGATGCGCGGCGAGATCCATGTCGGAGACGAGCTGGTCTGGGAGGGCAGGTCCAACTACCTGGCGGGAGGCGCGAAGGTCGAGGGCGAAGCCGTCGCGACCGAGCGTCTCGCCGCCCCGCGGGTCGAGCCCTCTCAGCTGTGGCGGCTGCCCGCCAACCTCGGACGCCAATACGCGGCCGTCTCCGGCGACTCGAACCCGATCCACCTCTCCCCGGTGACCGCGAAGCTGTTCGGCTTCCCGCGCGCGATCATCCACGGCATGTGGACCCACGCCCGCGCGCTCGCCGCCCTCGGCGGGAAGCTGCCTCCGGCCTACACGGTGAAGGTGCAGTTCGCGAAGCCGGTCCTGCTGCCAGGAAAAGTCTGGTTCGCCTCCGAGCAGGAGGGCGACGACTGGAGCTTCGCTGTCGTCAACAAGGAGGGCAAGCCGCACCTCGTCGGTCAGCTCACCGCACGAGCCTGA
- a CDS encoding 3-oxoacyl-ACP reductase, with the protein MSILESIYATPAGKFVARKAGLSDPPKLRRGRVLPTGPVVLGELDGGGIARQTLELLGVIPGQPIVDTPEARIKDDKGRSVPPRYPAKPGAIIVDATGVREIVQLEGIRALLRPAMRSLEGSGRVIILATDASAVDGLEAKAVAQGIDGINRTVGKELRGGATSNLVFLKEGTRPSDLASTLSFLLEGRSAFVDGQAWRVGQAKVTHELTAKPFADRIVVVTGAARGIGAAIARTFARDGATVVAVDIPAAGDALAKVANEIGGSALQLDITKADAGARITGHIASRYGQDKRIWAIVHNAGITRDKLLANLDERQWSSVLDVNLAAEMRINDHLLSGDMPGGLGEEARIVGIASTSGIAGNKGQTNYAASKAGVMGYVWALKDELSDRPITINAVAPGFIETEMTAAIPFVQREIFRRTNSLTQGGNPVDVAETLAYLCGPASGGVDGQVVRVCGQNLVGA; encoded by the coding sequence ATGAGCATTCTCGAGAGCATCTACGCCACCCCGGCGGGCAAGTTCGTGGCCCGCAAGGCCGGCCTGAGCGATCCGCCGAAGCTGCGCCGCGGCAGGGTGCTGCCGACCGGCCCCGTCGTCCTCGGTGAGCTCGACGGCGGCGGGATCGCCCGCCAGACGCTCGAACTGCTCGGGGTCATCCCCGGCCAGCCCATCGTCGACACCCCCGAGGCACGGATCAAGGACGACAAGGGGCGCAGTGTGCCGCCCCGCTACCCGGCAAAGCCCGGGGCGATCATCGTCGACGCCACGGGCGTGCGCGAGATCGTGCAGTTGGAGGGCATCCGAGCGCTGCTGCGTCCCGCGATGCGCTCGCTCGAGGGCTCCGGACGAGTCATCATCCTCGCCACCGACGCCTCGGCGGTCGATGGGCTCGAGGCCAAGGCGGTCGCCCAGGGCATCGACGGCATCAACCGCACCGTCGGCAAGGAACTGCGCGGCGGCGCTACGTCGAACCTCGTCTTCCTCAAGGAGGGGACGCGGCCCTCCGATCTCGCCTCGACCCTCTCGTTCCTGCTCGAGGGGCGCTCCGCCTTCGTCGACGGTCAGGCCTGGCGGGTCGGGCAGGCAAAGGTGACCCATGAGCTGACCGCGAAGCCGTTCGCCGACCGGATCGTCGTCGTCACCGGCGCGGCCCGCGGCATCGGTGCGGCCATCGCCCGGACCTTCGCCCGTGACGGCGCCACGGTGGTCGCCGTCGACATCCCGGCCGCAGGCGACGCCCTCGCGAAGGTGGCAAACGAGATCGGCGGCTCCGCGCTGCAGCTCGACATCACCAAGGCGGACGCGGGTGCACGGATCACGGGGCACATCGCCTCGCGGTACGGCCAGGACAAGCGCATCTGGGCCATCGTGCACAACGCAGGCATCACCCGCGACAAGCTGCTCGCAAACCTCGACGAGCGCCAGTGGTCCTCCGTGCTCGACGTGAACCTGGCAGCAGAGATGCGGATCAACGACCATCTGCTGAGCGGAGACATGCCAGGCGGGCTCGGCGAGGAGGCCCGCATCGTCGGCATCGCGTCGACCTCCGGCATCGCGGGCAACAAGGGCCAGACGAACTATGCGGCGTCCAAGGCCGGGGTGATGGGTTACGTCTGGGCGTTGAAGGACGAGCTCTCCGACAGGCCGATCACCATCAACGCCGTCGCGCCGGGCTTCATCGAGACGGAGATGACCGCCGCGATCCCGTTCGTGCAGCGCGAGATCTTCCGTCGCACGAACTCGCTGACCCAAGGCGGCAACCCCGTCGACGTCGCCGAGACCCTTGCCTACCTGTGCGGCCCGGCCTCGGGTGGGGTCGACGGGCAGGTCGTGCGGGTCTGCGGCCAGAACCTCGTCGGGGCGTGA
- a CDS encoding acetyl-CoA C-acetyltransferase, whose protein sequence is MTSRNAVVVGGNRTPFVKAGTKYAMASAQDLMTAALDGLVARFGLAGQRVDEVVGGAVLKHTRDFNLTRESVLGSSLSALTPACDLQQACCTGLEAVVYASNKIRLGQADTAIAGGVDSASDAPIVVTEPLRKALLALNRARSLPEKLAAIAKIRPGDLMPVPPGVVEPRTGLSMGESQALTTKKWGVSREDQDALTLASHQNLAKAWDEGFFDDLVTPYLRVAKDGILRPDTSLEALAKLRPVFGKGEGASMTAGNSTALTDGAAVVLLAEEELARQRDWPVLAKVVDAQVAASDYVNGGDDLLLAPAQAIPVLLERNGLTLDDFDFYEFHEAFASTVLATLKSLEQAGVGTVDRARLNVKGSSLAAGHPFAATGARIVASLAKMLAEKGPGSRGLISICAAGGQGLVAILEA, encoded by the coding sequence ATGACTTCACGCAATGCGGTGGTGGTCGGCGGCAACCGCACCCCCTTCGTCAAGGCGGGCACCAAGTACGCCATGGCTTCCGCCCAGGATCTGATGACTGCCGCGCTCGACGGGCTCGTCGCGCGCTTCGGCCTTGCGGGGCAGCGGGTCGACGAGGTGGTCGGCGGTGCGGTACTCAAGCACACGCGCGACTTCAACCTGACCCGCGAGTCGGTGCTCGGCTCCTCGCTCTCCGCGCTCACCCCTGCCTGCGACCTGCAGCAGGCCTGCTGCACCGGGCTGGAGGCGGTCGTCTACGCCTCGAACAAGATCCGGCTCGGCCAGGCGGACACGGCCATCGCCGGCGGCGTCGACTCGGCATCCGATGCGCCCATCGTCGTGACGGAGCCGCTGCGCAAGGCGCTGCTCGCGCTGAACCGTGCGCGCAGCCTCCCGGAGAAGCTGGCCGCCATCGCCAAGATCCGCCCCGGCGACCTGATGCCCGTTCCGCCGGGCGTGGTCGAGCCCCGCACCGGCCTCTCGATGGGCGAGTCCCAGGCGTTGACCACGAAGAAGTGGGGCGTCTCGCGCGAGGACCAGGACGCGCTCACGCTCGCGTCGCATCAGAACCTGGCAAAGGCGTGGGACGAGGGCTTCTTCGACGACCTCGTCACCCCGTACCTGCGGGTCGCAAAGGATGGCATCCTGCGCCCCGACACGAGCCTCGAGGCCCTCGCGAAGCTGCGCCCCGTCTTCGGAAAGGGCGAGGGGGCCTCCATGACGGCGGGCAACTCGACGGCGCTCACCGACGGTGCCGCCGTGGTCCTGCTCGCGGAGGAGGAACTGGCTCGTCAGCGCGACTGGCCGGTGCTTGCGAAGGTGGTCGACGCGCAGGTCGCCGCGAGCGACTACGTCAACGGCGGCGACGATCTGCTGCTCGCCCCCGCGCAGGCGATCCCGGTGCTGCTCGAGCGCAACGGGCTGACGCTGGACGACTTCGACTTCTACGAGTTCCACGAGGCCTTCGCCTCGACCGTGCTCGCCACCCTGAAGTCCCTCGAGCAGGCCGGGGTCGGCACCGTCGACCGGGCGCGGCTCAACGTCAAGGGTTCCTCGCTCGCCGCCGGACATCCGTTCGCGGCGACCGGCGCCCGCATCGTCGCCTCCCTGGCGAAGATGCTGGCCGAGAAGGGCCCGGGTTCCCGCGGCCTGATTTCGATCTGTGCGGCAGGCGGCCAGGGCCTCGTCGCCATCCTGGAGGCATGA
- a CDS encoding TetR/AcrR family transcriptional regulator has protein sequence MKLDGASPGGTLSDDEVAVAEAPVDGRALRWEQHNAERRRVLVEEAVRAIRELGPNVGMDEIAARAKTSKTVLYRHFGDKAGLYQAVVASVRDYILRKLPLEEAERLGPRELVAALADAYLAVVERDRNLYLFVSSRPTGETPTEDPVLSITTRIGNEVAATIRAWLRNQGHDEEPANIWAHGAVGFIWAVADRWIVTNLRRPRADVVAYIDRFFGPAFEAQQRS, from the coding sequence ATGAAGCTGGACGGAGCGTCTCCCGGCGGGACGCTGAGTGACGACGAGGTCGCCGTGGCTGAAGCCCCGGTCGACGGACGGGCCCTGCGGTGGGAACAGCACAACGCAGAACGCCGTCGTGTCCTCGTCGAGGAGGCCGTGCGCGCGATCCGCGAGCTCGGCCCGAACGTCGGAATGGACGAGATCGCGGCGCGCGCCAAGACCTCGAAGACGGTGCTCTACCGCCACTTCGGCGACAAGGCGGGCCTCTATCAGGCCGTCGTGGCGTCCGTGCGTGACTACATCCTGCGCAAGCTCCCCCTCGAGGAGGCGGAGCGCCTCGGGCCTCGCGAACTGGTCGCGGCCCTCGCCGACGCCTACCTCGCCGTCGTCGAGCGCGACCGCAACCTCTACCTCTTCGTCTCGTCGCGGCCTACGGGCGAGACGCCGACCGAGGACCCGGTGCTCAGCATCACCACGCGCATCGGTAACGAGGTGGCAGCGACCATCCGCGCCTGGCTGCGCAACCAGGGCCACGACGAGGAACCGGCCAACATCTGGGCCCACGGGGCGGTCGGATTCATCTGGGCGGTCGCCGACCGCTGGATCGTGACCAACCTCCGCCGCCCCCGCGCCGACGTCGTCGCCTACATCGACCGGTTCTTCGGACCAGCATTTGAAGCCCAACAAAGGAGTTGA